From the genome of Castor canadensis chromosome 4, mCasCan1.hap1v2, whole genome shotgun sequence, one region includes:
- the Nxph2 gene encoding neurexophilin-2: MLLRPLPFVVVPGLLQLLFCDSREVVHTTEGLDWEDKDAPGTLVGNAVHSRIFSPLRLFVKQSPVPKPGPMAYADSIENFWDWLANITEVQEPLTRTKRRPIVKTGKFKKMFGWGDFHSNIKTVKLNLLITGKIVDHGNGTFSVYFRHNSTGLGNVSVSLVPPSKVVEFEVSPQSTLETKESKSFNCRIEYEKTDRAKKTALCNFDPSKICYQEQTQSHVSWLCSKPFKVICIYIAFYSVDYKLVQKVCPDYNYHSETPYLSSG; this comes from the coding sequence CTGTTCTGTGACAGTAGAGAGGTGGTGCACACCACAGAGGGTCTGGATTGGGAAGACAAAGATGCTCCAGGGACGTTGGTTGGAAACGCGGTGCACTCTAGGATCTTCAGTCCTCTGCGCCTGTTTGTTAAACAGTCTCCAGTACCCAAGCCTGGCCCTATGGCGTATGCAGACAGCATAGAGAACTTTTGGGATTGGCTGGCTAACATCACCGAGGTTCAGGAGCCACTAACAAGAACTAAACGGCGGCCAATAGTGAAAAcaggaaaatttaagaaaatgtttggaTGGGGTGACTTTCATTCCAACATTAAAACTGTCAAACTCAACCTCCTTATCACGGGGAAAATTGTCGACCATGGAAATGGAACCTTCAGTGTTTATTTCCGACATAATTCAACAGGCCTGGGCAATGTTTCCGTGAGCTTGGTACCTCCCTCTAAAGTGGTGGAATTTGAAGTTTCCCCCCAGTCTACCTTGGAGACCAAGGAATCCAAATCCTTCAATTGTCGCATTGAGTATGAAAAAACAGATCGGGCGAAGAAAACCGCCCTGTGCAACTTTGACCCATCTAAGATCTGCTACCAGGAGCAGACTCAGAGCCATGTGTCTTGGTTATGCTCCAAGCCCTTCAAGGTCATTTGCATTTACATTGCCTTTTACAGTGTTGATTATAAACTTGTACAAAAGGTCTGTCCTGACTACAATTaccatagtgagaccccataCTTATCTTCTGGATGA